The DNA window CGTTTACTATCGTCACTCGATTATTTGAAGAAACAGGTGAGGCGTCGGCGTTTCGAGCCAACAACGCAATTAACGAACTGGTTAAACAGCGCCTTATCAGCCGTTTTACTAGTGAAGTGACCGATGGAGCAAGCATCTATCGTTTGTCACCACTGGCGATTGGTATCACCGACTATTACGTCCGTCACCGAGAGTTTTCCAAACTCCGCCTCTCGATTCAGCTCTCTATGGTGGCTGGTGAAATGGCCAGAGCCATTGATGCCGCTCAGAAGGGGGGAACCGCAGAGCATTGGAAGAAAAATGTCTATGGGGTGCTTAAGTACTCGGTCGGTGAGATTTTTGACCAGATCGATCTCAACCAGCGTGTGATGGATGAACAGCAGCAATCGGTTAAACAGCAGATTGCTGATTTGCTCAACAAAGACTGGCGTGATGCGATCAACAACTGTGAGTCTCTGCTGTCTGAAACCTCCAATACACTCAAAGAGTTACAAGATACGCTACAAGCGGCAGGCGACGAGCTACAAACGCAGATTTTGGATATCCAAGAACTGGTTTATGGCGATCCTGAACTGGAGTTTATCGAAGAGACGCTGTTTGGTTTGCAGATGAAACTTGATCGCATCGTCAGTTGGGGACAGCAGGCGATTGATTTGTGGATCGGCTATGACCGCCACGTGCACAAGTTTATCCGTACGGCCATCGATATGGATAAGAACCGCGCCTTTAGCTCGCGCCTACGCCAATCGGTGAAGGACTACTTTGACCTGCCTTGGTATCTCACCTATGCCGATGCAGAGCGCCTGAGCGATCTTCGCGATGAAGCGCTGATGTTGCGTGATGAAGAAGTCACCGGACAAGTCCCCACAGAAGTGGAATATGAAGAGTTTCAACAAGTCAATGATGAGCTTGCTGAGCGTATTGGCGGCATGCTTAAAGCGCATAAAGAGCAGGGTAGACCGATTGATCTTGGCGCAGTAACTGCGCGATTACCTCGCGCAACATCCTCAGACTCATCATTTTGATTTAGCACGAATGGTTATCGACCAAGCGGTCCGTCTTGGCTATTCCGAGTCGGATTATCAGGCGATTCAGCCCGATTGGCAGGCGATCAACGATTTTGGTGCAAAGGTACAAGCAAATGTCATCAACCGATATTAATGAATACATGCCAGAGAATCTGGCCAAAGCGATTTGTAACCCACTTTTTCCCGCTTTAGATAGTCTGCTGCGTGCAGGACGTCATATCTCCAGCGAAGATCTGGATAACCACGCGCTACTTTGCGACTTTGAAGTTGAGCTATCGTCTTTTTATCAGCGCTACAACACCGAGCTGGTGAAAGCGCCGGAAGGCTTTTTCTATCTGCGCCCGCGCTCGACCTCGCTGATTGGTCGCAGTGTTTTGTCTGAACTGGACATGCTGGTGGGTAAAGTGCTCTGTTTCCTTTACCTTAGCCCAGAGCGTTTGGCGCACGAAGGCATCTTCACCAATCAAGAGCTGTACGAAGAGCTGCTGGCGTTGGCGGATGAGAAGAAGCTGATGAAGCTGGTCACTAACCGCGCTTCTGGCTCGGATCTTGACCGCGAAAAGCTGTTTGAGAAAGTGCGCACCTCACTTCGTCGTTTGCGCCGTCTTGGCATGATCATCCATATCGGCGATACCGGTAAATTCAGCATCAGTGAGGCGGTATTCCGCTTTGGCGCTGACGTTCGCGTTGGCGATGACATGCGTGAAGCGCAGCTTCGCCTTATCCGCGACGGTGAAGCGGTGGTGCATACCAAAGAGCCAACACAAGGCAGCCTATTGGGTGATGAAGACGATAGTGAATTTAACGAGCAAGCAGAATTAGAGGGTGAAGCATGATTGAAAGAGGTAAGTATCAATCGCTGACCATGGTCAACTGGAACGGCTTCTTTGCTCGTACTTTTGATATCGATGGTCTGGTAACGACTCTCTCGGGCGGCAACGGTGCGGGTAAGTCGACCACCATGGCGGCATTTATCACCGCTTTGATCCCTGACCAAAGCTTGTTGCATTTTCGCAATACCACTGAGGCGGGGAGTAGCCAAGCTTCACGTGACAAAGGCCTCTACGGTAAGTTGCAGCCAGGTGCCTGTTATGCGGCGCTGGATGTGGTGAACTCGCGCAATCAACGTTTGCTGTTTGCAGTGAAACTGCAGCAGGTGGCAGGGCGCGATAAAAAAGTCGACATCAAACCGTTTGTGATTCAAGGCTTGCCGAGCCATGTGAAGCCGACCGATGTGCTGATTGAAACCGTTTCGTCAACTCAGGCTCGCGTGCGCCAGTTGAATGACGTGAAAGAGTGTGTCGGCCAATTTGAGGGCGCGCACTTTAAATCGTTCCCATCGATTGTCGAT is part of the Vibrio cidicii genome and encodes:
- the mukE gene encoding chromosome partition protein MukE, whose translation is MSSTDINEYMPENLAKAICNPLFPALDSLLRAGRHISSEDLDNHALLCDFEVELSSFYQRYNTELVKAPEGFFYLRPRSTSLIGRSVLSELDMLVGKVLCFLYLSPERLAHEGIFTNQELYEELLALADEKKLMKLVTNRASGSDLDREKLFEKVRTSLRRLRRLGMIIHIGDTGKFSISEAVFRFGADVRVGDDMREAQLRLIRDGEAVVHTKEPTQGSLLGDEDDSEFNEQAELEGEA